A window from Pseudomonas kribbensis encodes these proteins:
- the rmuC gene encoding DNA recombination protein RmuC: protein MLEERLATAQLAQDGLNAQLEACRDEIADLGQANAAKQADLAAVRREVELLQIERDDARDAAHAWNLERASKEAELRRLDAQAASLNAELREQQESHQQRLDDLQGSRDELRAQFAELAGKIFDEREQRFAETSQQRLGQLLDPLKERIQSFEKRVEESYQAEARERFSLAKELERLQQLNLRLSDEATNLTRALKGQKTQGNWGELILERVLEHAGLEKGREYQTQVNLKGPDGERFQPDVIIYLPGDKQVVVDSKVSLTAYQQYVAADDDAIGQIAMKQHVLSLRSHVKGLAGKDYKRLEGLHSLDFVLLFVPIEAAFSAALQAEPTLFQEAFDRNIVIVSPTTLLATLRVIDSLWKQERQSQNAREIAERAGWLYDKFVLFIQDLDEVGNRLQQLDKAYSAARNKLTEGRGNLVSRSEQLKLLGARASKSLPADLLERAMTDADGLVELPE, encoded by the coding sequence TTGCTCGAAGAGCGTCTGGCCACGGCGCAACTGGCCCAGGACGGCCTCAACGCCCAGCTCGAAGCCTGTCGCGACGAAATCGCCGATCTCGGCCAGGCCAATGCCGCCAAACAAGCCGATCTCGCGGCCGTGCGTCGTGAGGTCGAACTGTTGCAGATCGAGCGTGACGACGCCCGTGACGCCGCCCATGCCTGGAACCTAGAGCGCGCCAGCAAGGAAGCCGAACTGCGGCGCCTGGATGCTCAGGCCGCTTCCCTGAATGCCGAATTGCGCGAGCAGCAGGAAAGCCATCAACAACGTCTCGATGACCTGCAAGGCTCCCGCGACGAGCTGCGTGCCCAATTCGCCGAACTGGCGGGCAAGATCTTCGACGAGCGTGAACAGCGTTTCGCCGAAACCAGCCAGCAGCGCCTCGGCCAATTGCTTGATCCCCTGAAAGAACGCATCCAGTCCTTCGAGAAGCGCGTCGAGGAAAGCTATCAGGCCGAAGCCCGCGAGCGCTTTTCCCTGGCCAAGGAACTGGAGCGCCTGCAGCAACTCAACCTGCGCTTGAGCGATGAAGCCACCAACCTGACCCGTGCCCTGAAAGGCCAGAAAACTCAGGGTAACTGGGGCGAACTGATCCTCGAGCGGGTGCTGGAACATGCCGGGCTGGAGAAGGGCCGCGAGTACCAGACCCAGGTCAACCTCAAGGGGCCGGACGGCGAGCGTTTCCAGCCGGACGTGATCATTTACCTGCCGGGCGACAAGCAGGTGGTGGTCGACTCCAAGGTCAGCCTCACGGCGTACCAACAATATGTGGCGGCCGACGACGATGCGATTGGCCAGATCGCCATGAAGCAGCATGTGCTGTCGCTGCGCAGCCACGTCAAAGGACTGGCCGGCAAGGACTACAAACGTCTGGAAGGCCTGCACAGCCTTGATTTCGTCTTGCTGTTCGTGCCCATCGAAGCGGCGTTTTCCGCGGCGCTGCAAGCCGAGCCGACGCTGTTCCAGGAAGCCTTCGACCGCAATATCGTGATCGTCAGCCCGACCACGCTGCTCGCCACCCTGCGGGTCATCGACAGTCTGTGGAAACAGGAGCGCCAGAGCCAGAACGCCCGGGAAATCGCCGAGCGTGCCGGATGGCTGTACGACAAGTTCGTGCTGTTCATTCAGGATCTGGACGAAGTCGGCAATCGTCTGCAGCAACTGGACAAAGCCTACAGTGCAGCGCGTAACAAACTGACAGAAGGGCGCGGCAACCTGGTCAGCCGCAGCGAGCAGCTGAAATTGCTCGGCGCACGAGCGAGCAAGAGCCTGCCGGCAGATCTGCTGGAGCGCGCAATGACCGACGCCGACGGGTTGGTCGAACTGCCTGAATAA